The DNA sequence ACCTTGAGGAGCTATACCACAAGACCGAGGACCCATCCCTTGAAAGCGACGGAGGTTAACTGTAAATAGAATATACCTTAGGGAGGTAAATCAAAATTTCCCTatataaaaatgagattttccctaatgaaattagaaataggCAAAACTCATGTCCTATATATTGCTGTACAGACTGAATGTTGTCCCTCACCTAGCTTACCTTACCTGAAACAGAGAGAAAACCTACCCACTCGCTATGCACGTGTGTCTGTTAGAATAAATAAGCACTGCTCCCTAAGGGGCCTCTGACAAGGAAgccaaaattattaaataaagcCAATGCTTCcattcggaaaaaaaaaaaaaaaaggaagaagaagaagaagaagagagagacagactTATTCAAGTCCGTGAGGAATGAGAAACCTGAGACTAGACATGATCCCATTCCTTCTCATTTTCGTGCACCTGCTAGTGGGAgaaaacctccattgaattggTTACTCCCTGCAATTAAATCCATTCTGGTTCCAATGAAGACTCCGTTCAATTCATACAGGATGCCCATGTGGTCTAGAATTGATGGACAAATTGAAACGTAAATCCAATTGAGAAAGCCTTTGTTCAGGCTTTCACCCATAGGAATGTAAAGACAAAAATGCCGTAGAGTCTGATCAATACAAACAAACTAGACTTCTAATCCATGTTAGAGCATCCAactagaaatttaaaattaggtGGGGAGACGCATTTAGTACATCAATCCTTAACAAGCGTGACACCTACTTAAATGTACAACTCCTGACAGTGATCTCTAGCTCATTTCAATAGTCAATGCCTCGTCATGAGGAAGCCTCTTTATCTATGACTGAAATTTCTGATTGCTACTTACAATACtgagtttttttaattctagtggtttcttttcttttaaagaaaacgaGATACCACAATCTACTCCCAAAACTCACCATAGCCTTTTTCCTATATGTTTAGTTTTCGTAGGAGCTTAAGAAACACCAACATTATTGGTCTTGCCCCTGGTTTTGTCCTCCATTTTGTATTTAGACATGACAATGGAATTCTTCCCTCCCCCCCTTTCCCTGCGACTGCTTTATTCTAGCTATTTTGAAGGCCAAATTTCAATGTTTCCTCTACAAACAAAAAGGTGGAGAAATGATTGTATTTAGTCAACTGGACTTTGCTGGTCATATGCATCAGTTGGACCCTTTATTTCCTCTCAATTTTCCGTTGTGAATAGGCCTAATACATATATCCAAACATTTGGGAAATGATTGTGTTATTCAGCCAACTTTTCTAACAGGAAGTAACCAATGCTCATCGACTTCATTTTCATTGATCAGTAGTGATGTGCTTGAATAAATAGTTAGTGGAATATGTTTTAATATGTGAAAGCTTTATGCTATGATAGGCCCTGCTGCGTTCTGATCTTCCATTCTACATGGTACCATTTGCTACCAGAGATCTCACATTTAACAAACCAGAGGTTTGTGCAACTATCGCTAGGCAaatatctttctttattcaatTATTATCTCAGGAATATTTGTTGGTTAATTAAACTATTGGTTTTGCTACTTTAAATCATTTGCAAGCATAAGTGCCTGAATCCTGCATTGTACTAGGTGTTTGATTTCTCTTTGTCTCTTAGTGGTAGTCTTTAGATTTGCTCcattaaaatacattttaacaTGCGGTCTACTTTAGACGAGTATATTTTTGCAAACTGATGAAAACCTTCATCAGTGTACCTTTTATGCATGGCTGTAGGTGGATGAGTTTCAGTAgctaattctaaatttttacagGATGATGGGGAGAAATTCACAAGCCTCTTAAATGCCATCAGTGCTTATGCAGAAGGATTTTCAGCTGATTCACTCATTCGAAGAGCATTCTACTTGTGGAAGAAGCTCGAAAGGCAACTTTGAGTTATGTAAACAGGCTAGATTTGCTATTCGCTAATTTTGAAAGTGCATGAGCGGAATACTGACTATTCTTTTGCTGTATTCTCAAATTATCTCTACAAGGTTTCTCGTGCATACATTCCAAAAATTCCTGGTTCTTCATTCTCCTGTTATTCTGGTATATCTTTATTATGGTAATTCTGGTCCAAAGATGACAAATGCAGGGTGAAGAGTGGCACTGCTCTTACCCATTGCTTTCTTTGGTTGCTGATAGATTGGAGAGCAAACTCCTGAGGAATCTCATATCAGCATAAAAGCAGAATCTTTCTTATCTTTGTAGCTAGCTGGCTTCGCAGAACACACAGCTCTCTGCAATAATCCCAGCAGTATTGAGGAATCGTCTTACAATAGCACAAAGACACCCACCATGCTGCACTGTTTAGTATTAAGTCGAGACTGTTGACATGgcagctaggggtgtaaatttacaTAGGATGAACGggtccggtccgggaccggttcATGTATTAGGAAAACCGATTGGAACCAATCCGGTTCCGGTTTTACGAtttctcggaccggaccggttggagaaatatatatatataaattaatattttatatataaattttataaaaaattaatattatacaaaatattttttatatataatttataattatatgtgaaagttgtatatataaatatatcatatatgaaataatttcataatataatttataaattataagttataacataaaatgttaatcttaaatatgaacatttgtaatttgtttgatcatatcttattaatataattatatataagataatgttatataatttataaaataaaagtttaaacttaaagatgaaaatttaattgatcatatgctttagacataaaaatatatattaaattatattatatatagtctaacaTATtatgtagttatactaatatataagtttataactaattgtaatatataattatactaatagtataatattaatactattatatagtctaatatattatatagttatactaaatcactataagtttataactaatactagagtctaatactatattactattagtaatatgcTTTAAATCTATgtataaattagaatataaatcactatactaaataatcacatataaaataatgatatagtaatactaatactaaattactatactaatactatcaataatatagttataataaattaaactcactataacaattaataaatactaatatatagttattctaatcactataactaatagtctaatactaatatttataattatattagagtCTAATGCTATATTAcaattagtaatatacttttaAGTCTATgttcagaaaaaatatatatatatactttaagtctatgtataaattagtatataaatcactataataaataataaaatactatactaatactgtcactataatactatcaataatatagttataataaattaaatttactattacaattaacaaatactaatatatagtctaaatcactataactaatacaaatatatagataattagCTATGCTAAATTGATAATacctaatattaatattattatatagtctaaaatattatatagttataactaatactaatatatagctataccaatcatctaatatagactatagttatccTTTATACTaatctatattaaatcactataactattaactaagactatactaatatagttatattaaatcactataagtctataacaaattttttaataggttaaatcactataacaatatatatatataactatatatatatattatatggtattaaattattctaagaaACGGCGTTGTTTCCCCCCAACCCCACCCCCGCTCTCCCTCCCCCTCGAGTTTTactttcagtttcagtttcccACCCCCTCCATTAGAAATCCTAGATCCCCTTTATGAACTGCACTACACATAACAGGCTAACAGCCTCTGTCGGATCCTCCAATCCCTCTGTCGGCgcccctctcttcctcactctccGACTCACGACCTCCATCTCTACCGTCTCACAGTGTTTATGATCCTCTATGATGGCAAGAAGGAGAAGAGTAAAGGGTTAGGGTTcgcaaggaagaagaagagaagtggAAGCCAGAAGGAAGTGGAGCTGAACTTGAGAATTGAAGATTCAAGACTTAGACTTAAGAAGCAACTCAAAACACATAGCTGAAGATCAACAAAATACACCATCGAGCAAGGAGTTAGGGACTCAAAACCTATAGTTGAAGATTaacaaaacgcaccgtttcattttGGTGCTGAAGATTCCAGAAGacttatttctttctttgttgttttcttttcattacGTAGttggttattttcttttacacgTGTCTTTATGTTACTTGCTTATGTTGTATCTTTGTATGGATATGAAGGAAGGCACTGCAGTGCCAGCAGTCAGACTGCAATTTTCATGAATTTGGACTCTTGCTAGGAGATTAAGGGATTCTCTCGAAAGAACCCCAATTTCATTTCTATTTCCATAACTTTCTTTGTCATTTTCACAACACAATACCTGCATTCATCACCTTTCGATTGACAACACAACCATTCTTTCCTTATTCATCCCGCAATACACATCATATATTTAGAACCATTACACACGGCCTATCTGCATCCAATGTTCCCGGCCTCACCTCTCTTCTTCACTCTCTCAACGTCTCATGTAGCCAGCTCTCACGTCTCTCTGCTTCGACGGTAATTTTTTTTGAGGATCTTTATTTGTCTAACGTCAATACTCAATAGTGAAGCACTAGAGTTCTGTTTGTTTAATCTGCAAAGATATGTTTGGGTTGCggacttccttttttttttttttttatctaaggACCACATTAGCCTAAAgctctgtttgttttgtttgattaagcATATGAGATTCTGAGTTGaatgaaagctttcaagtgGCTTTGCTTCATTCCATATCATCTattttaaactgattttatCATCTACATCTGCATATTATTGTCATCGATTCATCTGCTAAGTAAAAAATCCCATAATTCTCTTGTATGTTCCAAAATGATTTTATCATCTGCATCTGCATATTACAACATCTCATATTGTTTTAAACTGTGAAggctcaacaaaaataaataaaaataaaataaggaataataacatatgagaaattattttgaaattaacatATGCATGCAAATAGGATACTTTCATATATGGATCGGGTGAAGAAATTAATTGGagcttataatattaatatatatatatatatatatatatatatatatattctagcaTATATAAACCCACTATAGCAAAGGATGTTTATAGTGAAAAGAATGGTTTTACTTGGTCTTTGACACTAAATGAAGCAAAATATAGTAGTTTGATAGGTTGCCTGCATTAAGCTTCACCTTTGGTttagttattaataattatatagttatagctGCTTTTATTAcgatgtttatttttgttgctatatatatataaaccggaAAACAAGACCAAATTGGACTGgaccgaaaaccggtaaaaccggaagtatcggtttaggagggtaactggtgtgtaatcaattttgaaaaatgcaaaattggtacataccggtttaatcttaaattttgtccaaaaccggaccggactggacatATTACACCCCTAATGGCAGCCATCTGCATAACTGCTATTGCCACCAGAACCagaagcaaaacaaaaacaggCCTTTGTTTGTTCCCAATATTCTATGGAGATGTACGATGGTTGTGTTAATTCCTTTTTCCCACCACAGACATGGTGCAATGGTTGCCTAAGGAGTGTgtatttcaaacaaaaatacgGCCCAATGTTTTCATCTAGAACGGACGTGAACATTAAATCGCACTAAAGAAACCACAGTTTTGAATCTtcttggatttttatttattccttAACATGTTCGGCTTCAGCCCTAACATCAAACCCTCAAATGTTAATATAGAAATGACGATTTCATTATCAACAGGTAGAGCCCATCTGGGATAACAATGAACAAACTAACATGAGTTCTACAAGGTCGCTCCCAATAATTGGAGGATGCAGAAAACCTCGAAATAGTAGGGAGAATGAAGAAATAATTGAATGTTCCTCCAAAATCACCAATTTACATTTAGTAGATTCAGCTCAATGTCTCGGTCTCTGAATTTTCAAGTTCAACTATAGCATTAAATCCAAATTCCTTCCCAGGAGTAAACAGTGACTTCAGTTCTGCTGCCGTCTGGGTCGTGTTAATCTTGTTATCCTTTACCTTGAGATTTTCCTGGTATTAGGAGGTtaagaaagaaattgaagaagaaaatgattaatttgagtTTCTAAAATAGATGCATGTAGAGGGAGTTGTGACAATGAAAATACCTTCTTTACATAATCAGCCAGGGATGAATTAACTATCTCTTGTATGACAAACTTGGTGACCCGCTCCTCACCAATTATCTGTAAGAGGAAGCTCTTCGGGACCTGAGATAAGCCATGAGTTTGCGTCACCAAATGCATGCACAACAGAGAATTCCAtggaaaatatttccaaaaatgAATAGATTCTTCGTAAAGACCTACTAGAATGACAGCACCAGCTAAGATTAGGGTATTTTAAACACATCAAAGCTTCATAATCTCTCCCACTTCAGTGACTTTGTTATGATACtaggaagaaaaaatctattcatcatctattttctcctcatcccatgatgtggtatttgatgattggagactatttattatatttcacttatgaacctatcatctaatgccgcatcatgggatgatgagaggataatgGAAaaagggatgatgagtagcattactcagtTTCAGTAAGTAACACTGGGTGTATTTATGTTTGTGGAACTTCTACATGTTACACTTTAGGGTTTACTTCATATGACTATCTTTTTTTACTCTAGGCCCAAAAGTTAGAGTAGGAATTCCAGAGGATCTGAATCTAATTATTTACCTTCCAGAAATTCACAAACATCCGGCATATGGAGTTCATTGAAACATTTTAAACTGGCTCTTTCTTACATGTTTATACAAACATGATATGTGATGTGATATTCAACACAGTCGTTCAAATTTGGTGCAACATGCGTTTAATATTTTCCAGTGATAAActattggaaggaaaaattgCATGCTTTGCTACAAGAGAAGTATAACTCAATGTCTAATTTTTCGGTTACTGAAAAATGCCTTCATATAGACATGCCAGAGCCCCCACATCGCAAGATGTGATGAAACAGATGACTATGATTCATTGATTCTTAGAAACACAGCAGCCCCTAACTCAGGCTCCTTTGTCCATCTAGCATACTCGCAGACAATCAGTAAAGGGCGGAGGTCAGGGATCCAAGGCTCCATAGAAAGAAAGCATGGTTAGCAAAGCTTGATGGTATGAAGAATACCGTGGTGGTCATTTCATTTCGCGAATAGGATTTTCAAGTAATCAACATTTAGACCAAATTAagaattggaaatttggaaCAGTTAGTCAAGGATAAAACAACAGGTGTAATAGTTATAATAAGCATAAACAGGCAGATTTAACCACAACCAAAATTTATGCAATATCAAATGGtacttttgatttaaaaaaaaaaactaagttcAGAAGCCACTTGCCTGTGATGTTTTTCCTTGAGTAGCACCAGCCCACAACCAAAAccaaatattgttagaattcaTAATGTGACAAACTAATAAGCTGCAGAAATGCAAATTCAttcataaaatgataataaagatatatcatcattataaaCCATCTATATCTATGCATTCACAAACAGGGGTCAGAACATTCATTAACCTCAGACAACATTTCCAATTTTATGATACTCAAGCCTTTGAACATGTTCTTTCAACCATTTAATATCAGATGAAAGGCTGGAGCCACCAGTTGGCCCATAAAAAATATAGCTAAAAGGCCAAAACAATCAACTCAATTCTTTTTTACAACCCCTTCACGTTATAAGTTATATACTAGACAAGAATTAATTAGATGCAGCAAAATGAATACACCATTTGTTCATtgattttaaatctaaatattttgGGGAAATAggacaaatttatttttagaaggTAAACATATTCTGGACGGAACAAAACAATGATggacatataatatatgttttttttataagtcacacacatatacacatatatatggtTAGACGGTTGTTAAAGGTTTTATTTGCTTATAGCTTTGGTTTTTAACACCTTGGTTTTGGGCTTTATTGGAATGTAACCACAGTATTCAtttgccataagtgagggtttttcaataaaattgggttttttttttttccaattttttaataaataaattacaaagcAACTATGAATATTAGCAATCATCCATACATGTCTATCATCTACCTTTTGTACCGGTGCCCATAGGAACCCTATCTTGAGAAACTTCATTTCCATGACAATATTCGTATTCTTTATGGGGATAATAGACATAAAGCAAGGTTACCACTTGAACAACATAAGCAAGTGGAAATCAATGTAATACCTCCTTTTTGCCTGCGAAATCCAGGAACTGGTGGTGCTGTGCTAGCTAAATTTGCCAAAACCTTATCAAATACTTTTTGTGTCTCATCGCCAGGCAACTGCACTTTCAGCTACCAATTGAACATCATGAAGGCATTAGGTAAGAAGGTCCAATCCTGAATACTGGGAAACCCAGAAACATGGAGAAATCTGGGCTATGATTTCCCCAATGGTACAAGTAATTTGTTGCCCCAGAGCTAACATTTTTTTAGCAGGTTGTAGGATTCAGTTTAGCAACAACTTCCAGAGATATGAACTGCAAGTTCCATGGCTAActagataataaatagaatttaccAACAGATATAGACGGATCAACAGTTTATATCCTCTCTTCTCCCATCTTCATGAACTAAAATACCAACCTTCAAAACCATATGCAGAATAGAAAAGTTGACAAGCCAAGCAAATTCAGCCTTAACCAAGGAGAACTTGATCTGTTCAACtggtaatttataaattaattcattaaCATTCATTACACAAAGGTAAAaatgtagtttaaaaaaaaaaaaattaaaaagtgacaATTGTTACTTTCACGTTGATAATGGTAATTCCCTAGTTTCATTGATGAGCAAAGGGGATTAAATTATGAGATGTGATCTTCATTGACAGATTATCAATACGACAAACTAAACACAAGTAAATTTTAATGCATATAAGGTGTCTCCGAGAATAGAGGCCTGCGCTTGAAAGATCAATGATGGGCGAAGGCAGGTCCAAAATTCGGGCCTCAAACAGAGTCCTGACACAGCTCATTTCCGTAGCATCTCAGAGTTTAAACAAAATCTAACAGTTAGACTCCTAGGAAAGACTTGGTCAGGGAAAGAAGGCAAAGGTTTTAACTGGCATACTATGCAAGAAGAAATGCGTAGgtaagaagaaagaagaaaagaaatggaaacaaacatcaaaattaataGTCACAACTCCCACTAATGATTAGAGAACTCATATCATCACTCTGCATAAAAGCCAAAACATATGCTATCAGGGATGAACAATTGGAAACACATGAGTAGCACAAATTTTATCTTGCAGGCTCACTTGTATCTTATTTTCATCCTGAGATTCAATAACTATCTCAGCATTTTTCAATGTTATTGCATTGTCCTTCTGATCTGTAATAGATGCCTCCAACCCTACAACACCAAGTCACTCGATTACTGGCCAAAACACATGTAGAAGTCAGATTTCAATAAAGTAAAAAACGAAGGGGCAAAAAAACTGCACATATTTACAATTCAGTTTGAAATTAACTTCACCTGAACTAGATGCAGATATCTGTCTGGGAAAATGTGTGGGGCCTCTCCTATGGGGACTATGATGAATTAATAACCTGAAAACagcaaaaatatataacataaatacTTCTATAAGTCAAATTTATAAATGTCGAAAATGGTAGCAAATTAAATCAAACGGCACATGGTGATGTTAAAGCTTGATGAAATTAGATGTAAAGCTTCAAAGGTATGGAATTCAAAAGTTTCAATGTACAAGAAGTAAATCCTGTAAGAAGCAGGGGGATTAAAGTTAGGAAACTGAAGCAACCTTATAAAAAGTTTATACAAACATACAgatacacatacatacacatagaAAAAGAAATCTTTTGGgatatttagtatattataagAGGTGATGTGAATCAATCAATAAAGTAAAAGATTTCTAGAACTGTTTTGCATGTGCATATCGGTTTTTATAACTCTCTGTCTGTCTTTTACAATAGACTTAGCTCTTCAAAATGCTGGTTAGTTTAGAAAGCAAAAAACTAGGACATTAAAGAGAGACTAATAATTTCACGTAAATAGGATTTGTTGGTTTGTTATATAAGGATTAAAACATGGAAAAAACAATTTACATAAATTAGTGATTTACCTCCTGCACAGATATTTCTGCACATTACAGAAATTGATGCATGTGGTGTTTCGACCTGTGAGAATAACACTGCGGCAGCTTGTCACAGAAAATTGCTGTAGATAATAACAAGAAGTTGAATGTTCAGAACATCAATCAAAGCCCAACTAGAACTTGAATAATCATAAAATCAGTCAAAATACCCAGAACTTGAACTGTTCTTCCAACTTCAAATGGCTAATTAGCGAAGATACCACTGGTCTCACTCGAAGCGTGCATGAAAATAGAAGCAACCGTACGACTTTAAAAGTCGggatcttttttgtttttttttgtttttatgaaggATCAAAAGTCGGGgtcttttcaaatatattacataaattcCACAGAAAAAGCATCCATTATTTCTTCACCCCACTAACCCATAACCGTTAAAACTTGCATtccattgtttttttaatacacacaaacacacacacaagaaGACATAACGACAACTGCAGTTCATGAAACTCCTTAAAGAGcagttgaaacttgaaactgcgggagaaagaaaagaatccAATTTTGGTTTTCATACTCTGGAAGTTCGGAGTTGCAGTTGAAATTCTGAGGGAACAGTTTTCATCGTGGCTGTGATTGAAGCCATGCTTGTTCTTCAGCAACAATTCGCGTTCTCAGAAAAAGCCTTATCCAAGTTTAATCCCCAGAATCAACGACTTGCTGTTTGGTAATCAATGGTCAAATAACCTGCACTTTCATGAAACGACTTGTCGTTTATTCGACCGGGCTGTCATCACCAAAACGCACTGCTCTTTGTTACCCGACCCGGGgccgaaagaaaacaaaaataaaaacaatacctgacatcaagaaaaaaaattaaataaataaataaaaagaagaagaagaagaagaagaagaagaggagaagaaaagaaaatagaagctTTATAATTCTCAATTTAACTGCAAAAGGGAATTTGctactgagagagagagcagagaaaGAGACCTTGATTAGGGTTTTGCGTCGGCGATTAGAGCTCAACCGCTGCCTTCGTCATGGTTATTCCATTTTCTCTGTTCCTTTGACTTAAATTcctatttatgtatatatattgggtTGCAGCATACGGCACTTGTTCATTTGTAAAAtccaattattattttcttttattttttcatatttttttactaccTGATATTGCTGATCCTGTTGTCCAATATATTACTGCGAGTAATAGGTTTCGTTGCTCACTTTACTCTGAGTTCTCTGGGCGATACTCTCGTTTGTATGTTGcccatgtatatatgtatatgcatttGTGTTTGTATTTATGGGCAAGGCTTGAACTCGTTACTTAGCTATTCGTCACTGCcagtttaatttttcttaattttcatatGTTCGTGGTTTTCAATTCCGTACTGTCTCAATTGGAAAATTGTAATGTTATTGCTTTTTGGTTCATTATAAACGAGTTCCATGTGTCAAAGTATAATTTCTTGTTTATATGGTGAATATAGCCCTCTTTTGGGTGCCTCTGTTTGCGGTTGCTTTTGTGCATGCTTCTGATTTCTTTGGTGATTGGGCGTGATTCAAAACTGAGTTTTTGTTCCTTTCCCGTCCCccacaaattttgttttttttttttccaggttCTTTTACAGCTAGATCCGTTTCTTAATGAACTCACTAGCATGTTTGAGCACACCACCGAGAAGGGTTCTGTTTGGGTTACTCTTAAACGATGTATGTGCTGATTTTTCCTCTGCATTCCATTTCTTTATAATCGGGATGATGAGTTTTTGAATGTTCTGTTTGGCATTCTAATCAATGCTTTTCATTATTATGGTCCTTTAGCATCCTTAAAGTCTAAGGTGCAGATGAATAAAATGCCAAGTGGTGGCGAAACTGAGTATAGATGCCTCATCCGTGCTACTGATGGGAAAAAGACGATTTCTACTTCAGTATGTACTCTTTGTCCCTTTGTATTCATTGCTTGCTCTtcatttattaagttttatcatTCGTACTTGAGATTCTATGCAATTTCTGGAATTTAGTG is a window from the Juglans regia cultivar Chandler chromosome 7, Walnut 2.0, whole genome shotgun sequence genome containing:
- the LOC108980819 gene encoding uncharacterized protein LOC108980819, producing MASITATMKTVPSEFQLQLRTSRQFSVTSCRSVILTGRNTTCINFCNVQKYLCRRLLIHHSPHRRGPTHFPRQISASSSGLEASITDQKDNAITLKNAEIVIESQDENKIQLKVQLPGDETQKVFDKVLANLASTAPPVPGFRRQKGGKTSQVPKSFLLQIIGEERVTKFVIQEIVNSSLADYVKKENLKVKDNKINTTQTAAELKSLFTPGKEFGFNAIVELENSETETLS
- the LOC108980837 gene encoding signal recognition particle 14 kDa protein-like, which codes for MVLLQLDPFLNELTSMFEHTTEKGSVWVTLKRSSLKSKVQMNKMPSGGETEYRCLIRATDGKKTISTSVGAKDHQRFQASYATILKAHMTALKKRERKDKKKAAENDKKEGVAKNPKRA